In a genomic window of Meleagris gallopavo isolate NT-WF06-2002-E0010 breed Aviagen turkey brand Nicholas breeding stock chromosome 1, Turkey_5.1, whole genome shotgun sequence:
- the TNFRSF13C gene encoding tumor necrosis factor receptor superfamily member 13C isoform X2, whose amino-acid sequence MQERSAMASPGKADGSASCLSSQCFDPLTRSCVMCSELFGDNTKPAPGVPSSDTLPTIPSMDLSSSLLIFGIPALVGLLLALAALWGFLACKLGKRRKKRRKTEQEVEESLGDAGPLPSSSCLDVSTPEGNADPAQGPCPHRNGGLRTPKRDGAKRRPCCQGDAKGDVVLLATTWPHHKEHGHGFPLPATELGAAALVTTKTTQECMGEERL is encoded by the exons ATGCAGGAGCGCTCGGCCATGGCCTCCCCAGGAAAAGCAGACGGCAGTGCCTCCTGCCTCTCCTCCCAGTGCTTCGACCCCCTAACCAGGTCCTGCGTGATGTGCTCCGAGCTATTTGGGGACAACACAA AGCCTGCCCCTGGAGTGCCCAGTTCAGACACACTGCCCACCATCCCCTCCATGGACCTGTCCAGCAGCCTTCTGATCTTTGGGATCCCTGCACTGGTGGGGCTCCTCCTGGCTCTGGCTGCCCTCTGGGGCTTCCTTGCCTGTAAGCTGGGGAAAcggaggaagaagaggaggaagacgGAGCAGGAGGTTGAAG AAAGCCTGGGTGATGCCGGCCCCctgcccagctccagctgcttgGATGTCAGTACTCCAGAGGGGAATGCTGACCCAGCACAAGGCCCCTGCCCACATCGCAACGGAGGTCTGAGGACGCCCAAGAGGGATGGAGCAAAGCGGCGGCCGTGCTGCCAGGGTGATGCCAAGGGTGATGTGGTGCTGCTGGCCACTACCTGGCCCCACCATAAGGAACACGGCCACGGCTTCCCACTGCCGGCCactgagctgggagctgctgcattAGTCACCACAAAAACCACCCAGGAATGCATGGGTGAGGAGAGACTGTGA
- the TNFRSF13C gene encoding tumor necrosis factor receptor superfamily member 13C isoform X1 produces MQERSAMASPGKADGSASCLSSQCFDPLTRSCVMCSELFGDNTTEPAPGVPSSDTLPTIPSMDLSSSLLIFGIPALVGLLLALAALWGFLACKLGKRRKKRRKTEQEVEESLGDAGPLPSSSCLDVSTPEGNADPAQGPCPHRNGGLRTPKRDGAKRRPCCQGDAKGDVVLLATTWPHHKEHGHGFPLPATELGAAALVTTKTTQECMGEERL; encoded by the exons ATGCAGGAGCGCTCGGCCATGGCCTCCCCAGGAAAAGCAGACGGCAGTGCCTCCTGCCTCTCCTCCCAGTGCTTCGACCCCCTAACCAGGTCCTGCGTGATGTGCTCCGAGCTATTTGGGGACAACACAA CAGAGCCTGCCCCTGGAGTGCCCAGTTCAGACACACTGCCCACCATCCCCTCCATGGACCTGTCCAGCAGCCTTCTGATCTTTGGGATCCCTGCACTGGTGGGGCTCCTCCTGGCTCTGGCTGCCCTCTGGGGCTTCCTTGCCTGTAAGCTGGGGAAAcggaggaagaagaggaggaagacgGAGCAGGAGGTTGAAG AAAGCCTGGGTGATGCCGGCCCCctgcccagctccagctgcttgGATGTCAGTACTCCAGAGGGGAATGCTGACCCAGCACAAGGCCCCTGCCCACATCGCAACGGAGGTCTGAGGACGCCCAAGAGGGATGGAGCAAAGCGGCGGCCGTGCTGCCAGGGTGATGCCAAGGGTGATGTGGTGCTGCTGGCCACTACCTGGCCCCACCATAAGGAACACGGCCACGGCTTCCCACTGCCGGCCactgagctgggagctgctgcattAGTCACCACAAAAACCACCCAGGAATGCATGGGTGAGGAGAGACTGTGA